From a region of the Streptomyces sp. NBC_00193 genome:
- a CDS encoding L-aspartate oxidase, whose protein sequence is MSTPGRGPATAGTSTGIRLHAPAPGWSVDADVVVVGSGVAGLTAALRCAAAGRRTVVVTKARLDDGSTRWAQGGIAAALGDGDTPEQHLDDTLVAGAGLCDEAAVRLLVTEGPDAVRRLIATGAVFDTSAETGEIELTREGGHHRRRIAHAGGDATGAEISRALVEAVQAAGIETVENALVLDLLLDAQGRTAGVTLHVMGEGQHDGVGAVHAPAVILATGGMGQVFSATTNPSVSTGDGVALALRAGAEVSDLEFVQFHPTVLFLGADAEGQQPLVSEAVRGEGAYLVDADGVRFMTGQHELAELAPRDIVAKGIMRRMQEQGTQHMYLDARHFGAEMWEQRFPTILAACRSHGIDPVTEPIPVAPAAHYASGGVRTDLHGRTTVPGLYACGEVACTGVHGANRLASNSLLEGLVFAERIADDIIGNPPVGTGPGIPVPATGPLQPAEARYEIQRIMTDGAGVLRSAESLRRAAAALEALYATALTELETRGKTAVPGTETWEATNLLCVARVLVAAAQRRAETRGCHWREDHPDRDDADWRRHLVVRLSETERRALVVTTTDSADFPSVRIPLSTDTPDSTRSTDSLER, encoded by the coding sequence GCCGATGTCGTGGTGGTCGGGTCCGGAGTCGCCGGACTGACCGCCGCACTGCGCTGCGCGGCCGCGGGCCGCCGTACCGTCGTGGTCACCAAGGCCCGGCTCGACGACGGCTCCACCCGCTGGGCCCAGGGCGGCATCGCCGCCGCCCTCGGCGACGGGGACACCCCCGAGCAGCACCTCGACGACACCCTCGTCGCCGGCGCCGGCCTGTGCGACGAGGCCGCAGTCCGGCTCCTGGTCACCGAGGGCCCCGACGCCGTACGCCGACTCATCGCGACCGGCGCCGTCTTCGACACCTCCGCCGAGACCGGCGAGATCGAGCTGACCCGCGAGGGCGGTCACCACCGCCGCCGCATCGCGCACGCCGGCGGGGACGCCACGGGCGCCGAGATCTCCCGCGCGCTCGTCGAGGCCGTCCAGGCCGCCGGCATCGAGACCGTCGAGAACGCCCTGGTCCTGGACCTGCTCCTGGACGCGCAGGGCCGTACCGCGGGCGTCACCCTGCACGTCATGGGCGAGGGCCAGCACGACGGGGTCGGCGCCGTCCACGCGCCCGCCGTGATCCTCGCGACCGGCGGCATGGGCCAGGTCTTCTCCGCGACCACCAACCCGTCGGTCTCCACCGGCGACGGCGTGGCCCTCGCCCTGCGCGCCGGCGCCGAGGTCTCCGACCTCGAATTCGTCCAGTTCCACCCCACCGTGCTCTTCCTCGGCGCCGACGCCGAGGGCCAGCAGCCCCTGGTGTCGGAGGCCGTCCGCGGCGAGGGCGCGTACCTCGTCGACGCCGACGGGGTCCGCTTCATGACCGGCCAGCACGAGCTCGCCGAGCTCGCCCCCCGCGACATCGTCGCCAAGGGCATCATGCGCCGCATGCAGGAGCAGGGCACGCAGCACATGTACCTGGACGCCCGGCACTTCGGCGCCGAGATGTGGGAGCAGCGCTTCCCCACCATCCTGGCCGCCTGCCGCTCGCACGGCATCGACCCGGTCACCGAGCCCATCCCGGTCGCCCCGGCCGCGCACTACGCCTCCGGCGGCGTACGGACCGACCTGCACGGCCGCACCACCGTCCCCGGGCTGTACGCCTGCGGCGAGGTCGCCTGCACCGGAGTGCACGGCGCGAACCGGCTGGCCTCCAACTCCCTGCTGGAGGGCCTGGTCTTCGCCGAGCGCATCGCCGACGACATCATCGGGAACCCGCCCGTGGGCACCGGCCCCGGCATCCCCGTCCCGGCCACCGGCCCCCTCCAGCCCGCCGAGGCGCGCTACGAGATCCAGCGCATCATGACCGACGGCGCGGGCGTGCTCCGCTCCGCCGAGTCGCTGCGCCGGGCCGCGGCCGCGCTCGAAGCCCTGTACGCGACGGCGCTGACGGAGCTGGAGACCCGGGGCAAGACGGCCGTGCCCGGCACCGAGACCTGGGAGGCCACCAACCTCCTGTGCGTGGCCCGGGTGCTGGTCGCCGCCGCCCAGCGGCGCGCGGAGACGCGCGGCTGCCACTGGCGCGAGGACCACCCCGACCGGGACGACGCGGACTGGCGGCGCCACCTGGTCGTCCGCCTGTCGGAGACCGAGCGCCGGGCCCTGGTCGTCACCACCACCGACTCGGCGGACTTCCCGTCCGTACGGATCCCCTTGAGCACAGACACTCCCGACAGCACCCGCAGCACCGACAGCCTGGAGCGGTAA